A region of Gadus morhua chromosome 18, gadMor3.0, whole genome shotgun sequence DNA encodes the following proteins:
- the LOC115531315 gene encoding ubiquitin-conjugating enzyme E2 D4 isoform X2 has translation MGPNDSPYQGGVFFLTIHFPTDYPFKPPKITFTTKIYHPNINSNGSICLDILRSQWSPALTVSKVLLSICSLLCDPNPDDPLVPDIAHIYKNDKEKYNKLAKEWTLKHAIM, from the exons ATGGGCcca AATGACAGTCCATACCAAGGGGGAGTCTTCTTCCTCACCATACATTTCCCCACCGACTACCCCTTCAAGCCCCCCAAG ATTACGTTCACGACCAAAATCTATCACCCAAATATCAACAGCAACGGGAGCATCTGTCTGGACATCCTCCGCTCCCAGTGGTCCCCGGCCCTTACCGTATCCAAAG TGTTGCTGTCCATATGTTCGTTGCTGTGTGACCCCAACCCAGATGACCCCTTAGTCCCGGACATAGCCCATATTTACAAGAACGACAAAGAGAA ATACAACAAATTAGCCAAGGAATGGACCCTCAAGCATGCAATTAtgtga
- the LOC115531315 gene encoding ubiquitin-conjugating enzyme E2 D4 isoform X1, translated as MAMKRIKRELDELKKDPPAQCSAGLAADDLFHWQATIMGPNDSPYQGGVFFLTIHFPTDYPFKPPKITFTTKIYHPNINSNGSICLDILRSQWSPALTVSKVLLSICSLLCDPNPDDPLVPDIAHIYKNDKEKYNKLAKEWTLKHAIM; from the exons GAGCTGGACGAATTAAAGAAAGATCCTCCGGCACAGTGTTCTGCTGGACTAGCTGCGGACGACT TGTTTCATTGGCAGGCAACCATAATGGGCcca AATGACAGTCCATACCAAGGGGGAGTCTTCTTCCTCACCATACATTTCCCCACCGACTACCCCTTCAAGCCCCCCAAG ATTACGTTCACGACCAAAATCTATCACCCAAATATCAACAGCAACGGGAGCATCTGTCTGGACATCCTCCGCTCCCAGTGGTCCCCGGCCCTTACCGTATCCAAAG TGTTGCTGTCCATATGTTCGTTGCTGTGTGACCCCAACCCAGATGACCCCTTAGTCCCGGACATAGCCCATATTTACAAGAACGACAAAGAGAA ATACAACAAATTAGCCAAGGAATGGACCCTCAAGCATGCAATTAtgtga